TTTAGAACAGGCACTCGCCTATTACCCGACCTGGGAAGACGCCGTAAAGATGACAGCCATGGAATCAGGGCTCAATCTGCATGCAAACGACTAAACATGTTGGCATATATACACAATGTTTGATCCGACCATTTTTGATAATTTGAAAATTGTACTGGAAGGAGAATTATATGATCAGGAACGGAATGGCATGATTCATTTGCTTGGCAGGAATGATTGGCTTGATCTGGCAAGTTTCCGTCGATCATTCCAAATGCAAATGTTCTATGTCAGTTTGCCGGAGATTCAAATCTCGATTCATCTTTCCAGCGAATTAAAAGACTTTGCCACAGAGCTTCTGAAAGCCGTTGCGGATGAACGACCTGGCTGTATCATGCAAGTGATATTGCAAATGGACAATTGCGTCTTGGATGAAGCCAAGCTTGCATGTACACATCAATCGTTTCTCGCCCAATGGGAATATTCTGTCCACATTCAATATAAAACCATTACATGCTACCCTTCGATTGTCGCAACAGATCACTCACATTCCGACCAACTGCTCCATCCGCATACCGGATCGGTGATCGAATTGACATTTATGCAAAAAATCAACGAATCGCACATAGACGAATTCTCCGCATTAATCGAGACAATCCGGGATATCGCATCGTATGTAAAGAGCCATTGGCTATAGCAAATGGCTCTAGCCAATGGCATGAATCATCCATTACGATTGCTTTGAACAAATATGCCTCGCCACATGGATTCCTGCTGCAGAAGCTTGCGCCAATCCGCGAGTAATCCCAGCTCCGTCCCCAACGGTAAACAATCCTTGAATGTCCGTTTCAAACTTGTCGTTCAGTCGAGGTCTCGCACTATAAAATTTCGCTTCTACGCCATAAAACAACGTATGTTCTGAAGCAATGCCAGGTGTAACTTTGTCGAGGGCATCCATCATTTCAATCAAGGACTTCATCGTATTGTATGGCAACACAAGTCCAATGTCTCCCGGTACTGCTTCCTTGAGAGTGGGCTCAATAAATCCTTCCTGCAATCGCTTTACCGTGGATCGGCGACCTTTCAGAATGTCCCCATATTTCTGAACGATTACAGATCCATTTGATAAATCATTGGCACGGCGGCTAATCTCTTTGGCGTATTCAATCGGCTTGTCAAATGGCTCTGTGAACGTATGGGAGACGAGCAATGCAAAATTCGTATTTTTGCTTCCCAATGCCGGATCCTTATAGGAGTGGCCATTTGCAGTCATGACGCCGGAGTGGTTTTCAACGACAACGTGGCCGCTCGGATTGGAACAGAATGTTCTGACTCTTGTCCCCACGCTCGTATTAAAAATAAATTTCGCTTCATACAGATGTTTGTTGATCTCTTGCATAATGACATCGGATGTTTCGACACGTACTCCGATGTCTACTTGGTTATTAAACATGCTTACGCCGTATCGCTTTAACATTTTGGCCAACCATTCGGAACCATCACGGCCTGGGCCAATAATGACGGAATCCGCAAACACTTCTTCGCCGTTTTTCAAGCGTACACCTGTAATCCGGTAGTTTGGACGTTTGTCATTTGTACCTTCTATTGTCTCTACGATCAAGTCCTCCACATATGTGCGGAAACGAAACTCCATTTTATTTTCTAATGTTTCGTAGATATTTTTCAAAATTTTTATATTTTCTTCCGTACCCAAATGGCGAACGCGGGCTTTCAACAATTTAAGTCCGGCTGCAGCCGCCTGCCGTTCAATCTGCGCCACTTCATGTGTGGTAGGGTCTGTAATCACATCTGTCGCGCCATGAGCCAGATTGATCGAGTCTGCATATTCGATCAGCTCTAAAACCCGGGAAGGTGCCAGAAAATCGGTCATCCAGCCGCCAAATTCTGTCGTCAGGTTAAATTTTCCGTCACTATATGCACCGGCCCCACCCCAACCTGCTGTAATCGAACAGGCCGGCAAACATCCTGCATATTCTTTTTTCTTTGTTGCCGGGGGACATTTCTCAATTTTTTCTTCAAGAATCGGGCAATTTCTATGTTTTATATCATGGCCTTTGTCAATCAATACTACTTTCAATTCCGGTTTTAGCTTCGTCAATTCATAAGCAGCAAATATACCGCTGGGTCCGGCACCGACGATCACAACATCATACCGCATTGTGTTCATCTCCTTATAATGTTCGTATTTAATCCACTATTTCCCCTTTATAAATTCTAACAGTCGAAATATGCAAAGTCAAATACGAACTTTATGTATTTATACAATTAAATCATTCGTATTTACTCAAAAAGAAAAATAAAATCCTATAGTTTTGATTATGTCAACAGGAATATCCACTGGATATTTTATAATTTTCTATTATAATGGACAGAGTGGTCTTTTTAATGAATACATGCATGGTGAAAAATTATATACATGAAAAGGAGAAACTTATGAAAGCATCCAATGCGTTTGTAAAAATTCTTTTAACAGCCGTTATGGTCATTGGCATCGTCGCAGTCATTCTTCTGCAAGTGCTTCAAGACCCTGTGCGGAAACAGAACGATCCACTCGTCGTTACAGAAAATTTTGTGCATTATATTGAACTTGGACAGTATGATAAAGCAAACCAGCTTTCTGCACCGACTTTACAAAATCAACCGCAATGGATCAACGCACTGCGTCAATTAAATTTGAGTCTTGAGCCAAATGCCGTCATGTTTAAAAACCTTGGACAAACAGGTACGCAAGCAAAAATTCAATTTTATTCCCAGCCGGCATATGTATTATCGTTGACAAATGACAACGGTAAATGGTATGTTGCCGGACCAAGCGCTCAATAAGCAGTCGACGTTCTATTTTAAAGTTATAATCCAGGAGATGGAACGATTAACATTTACGCACCGCAACAACAAAAAAAACTCTGGGGAGAACCACAAAGAACGTGCAATTCTCCCCAGAGTTTTTAAATTTTCACAGCATATATTCTTTATTTTTGTTCCGGTTTGTTCAATCGCTCTTGTGCCATTCGGATCATTTCGCGCACCATGGCGCCTCCGATATGACCGCCCACTTGCCCGACTTGTTTGCTGCTTAATTCGCCATTGTATTCTGTATTCAATGGTACACCAAGTTC
Above is a window of Fodinisporobacter ferrooxydans DNA encoding:
- a CDS encoding NAD(P)/FAD-dependent oxidoreductase; the protein is MRYDVVIVGAGPSGIFAAYELTKLKPELKVVLIDKGHDIKHRNCPILEEKIEKCPPATKKKEYAGCLPACSITAGWGGAGAYSDGKFNLTTEFGGWMTDFLAPSRVLELIEYADSINLAHGATDVITDPTTHEVAQIERQAAAAGLKLLKARVRHLGTEENIKILKNIYETLENKMEFRFRTYVEDLIVETIEGTNDKRPNYRITGVRLKNGEEVFADSVIIGPGRDGSEWLAKMLKRYGVSMFNNQVDIGVRVETSDVIMQEINKHLYEAKFIFNTSVGTRVRTFCSNPSGHVVVENHSGVMTANGHSYKDPALGSKNTNFALLVSHTFTEPFDKPIEYAKEISRRANDLSNGSVIVQKYGDILKGRRSTVKRLQEGFIEPTLKEAVPGDIGLVLPYNTMKSLIEMMDALDKVTPGIASEHTLFYGVEAKFYSARPRLNDKFETDIQGLFTVGDGAGITRGLAQASAAGIHVARHICSKQS
- a CDS encoding alpha/beta-type small acid-soluble spore protein — its product is MSKRHSKRPLIRGAESGLDQLKIQVMKQQGYPVRKDRPDQVKYEVAKELGVPLNTEYNGELSSKQVGQVGGHIGGAMVREMIRMAQERLNKPEQK